The following proteins are co-located in the Castanea sativa cultivar Marrone di Chiusa Pesio chromosome 8, ASM4071231v1 genome:
- the LOC142605588 gene encoding germin-like protein 9-3: MASTTFNMKFFALLMSSFAIIQMAIAGDPGILTDFIVPPNVTNIDGNFFTFTGMRALLGGFPTVFRVTKASLAEFPALNGESVSYAVLEFPAGTINPPHTHPRASELLFLTQGTLQVGFVDTTNKLFNKTLQMGDIFVFPKGLAHFQYNDDVKFPAIAISAFGSANAGAVSLPNTLFTTGIDDNVLAKSFKTDFATIKALKAGLAPEP, translated from the coding sequence ATGGCCTCAACAACTTTCAACATGAAATTCTTCGCGCTACTGATgtcttcatttgccatcatccAAATGGCAATAGCTGGAGACCCAGGCATCCTTACAGACTTCATAGTCCCGCCTAATGTCACCAATATTGATGGGAATTTCTTCACATTTACTGGCATGCGTGCCCTTTTGGGTGGCTTTCCCACTGTCTTCAGGGTCACAAAGGCAAGCTTGGCTGAGTTCCCTGCTCTCAATGGTGAGAGTGTTTCCTATGCTGTCCTTGAATTCCCGGCTGGCACCATAAACCCACCCCACACTCATCCTCGCGCTTCTGAGCTCCTTTTCTTGACTCAAGGTACCCTTCAAGTCGGGTTTGTTGATACAACCAACAAGCTCTTTAATAAGACACTACAAATGGGTGATATCTTCGTATTTCCTAAGGGTCTTGCGCATTTTCAATACAATGATGATGTAAAATTTCCAGCTATAGCCATTTCAGCTTTTGGGAGTGCAAACGCTGGAGCAGTTTCACTTCCCAACACTTTGTTCACCACTGGTATTGACGACAATGTCTTGGCTAAATCCTTCAAGACTGATTTTGCCACCATTAAGGCTCTTAAGGCAGGTCTTGCTCCCGAGCCTTGA